In Halorubrum sp. PV6, a single window of DNA contains:
- a CDS encoding NAD(P)H-hydrate dehydratase: MITTDRMAAVDANAAALGVPRKQLMESSGNAVAREVRSLADPGASVALLCGRGNNGGDAFVAARFLSAYDVTVRLLGRPDSIRTDIARENWTALETAEIPTESVTDAADLSLDDPDVVVDAMLGSGVAGALRQPERTAARLINESDAAVVAVDVPSGIDADTGTPTGGADRAAVAVDADRVVTFHDEKPGLEALDAEVTVADIGIPAAAERFTGPGDLRAIGRESDSHKGENGEVLVIGGGPYTGAPALAARSALRAGADLVRVACPETVAETVRGYAADLIVRDLPGDRLGPAHVDRALDLAAGNDVVVLGPGLGDGDGTGEFVREFLSAYDGRAVVDADALRAVPDADTDAELICTPHQGELVEMGGETATDPDERAALVRAFAEETGHTLLVKGARDVITDGDAVRLNRTGNPGMTVGGTGDVLAGAVGALAAVTNPFRAAAVGAYVNGRAGDSAAADLGDGLVATDLPDRLPEAMRDA; this comes from the coding sequence ATGATCACCACCGATCGGATGGCCGCGGTCGACGCCAACGCCGCCGCCCTCGGCGTCCCGCGGAAACAGCTGATGGAGTCGTCGGGCAACGCCGTCGCCCGCGAGGTCCGGTCGCTCGCCGACCCCGGCGCGAGCGTCGCACTACTCTGCGGCCGGGGGAACAACGGCGGCGACGCGTTCGTCGCGGCCCGGTTCCTCTCGGCGTACGACGTGACGGTCCGGCTACTCGGTCGCCCCGACTCGATCCGGACCGACATCGCCCGCGAGAACTGGACCGCCCTCGAAACCGCCGAGATTCCGACCGAGTCGGTCACCGACGCCGCCGACCTCTCGCTCGACGACCCGGACGTCGTGGTCGACGCGATGCTCGGGTCCGGGGTCGCCGGCGCGCTCCGCCAGCCGGAACGGACCGCGGCCCGACTGATAAACGAGAGCGACGCGGCGGTCGTCGCCGTCGACGTTCCCTCGGGGATTGACGCCGACACCGGCACGCCGACCGGTGGCGCCGACCGCGCCGCGGTCGCCGTCGACGCCGACCGCGTCGTGACGTTCCACGACGAGAAGCCGGGGCTGGAGGCGCTCGATGCCGAGGTGACCGTCGCCGACATCGGAATTCCCGCCGCGGCCGAGCGGTTCACCGGCCCCGGCGACCTGCGTGCCATCGGTCGCGAGTCGGACTCGCACAAAGGCGAGAACGGCGAGGTGCTGGTGATCGGCGGCGGGCCGTACACCGGCGCGCCAGCGCTCGCGGCTCGGTCGGCCCTCCGCGCCGGCGCCGATCTGGTCCGCGTCGCCTGCCCGGAGACGGTCGCGGAGACGGTCCGCGGGTACGCCGCCGACCTGATCGTCCGCGACCTGCCGGGCGACCGCCTCGGTCCGGCCCACGTCGACCGGGCGCTGGATCTGGCCGCCGGCAACGACGTCGTCGTCCTCGGACCGGGGCTCGGCGACGGCGACGGCACGGGCGAGTTCGTGCGGGAGTTCCTCTCCGCGTACGACGGGCGCGCGGTCGTCGACGCCGACGCGCTGCGGGCGGTCCCGGACGCCGACACCGACGCCGAACTGATCTGTACGCCGCACCAGGGCGAGCTGGTCGAGATGGGCGGCGAGACGGCGACAGACCCCGACGAGCGCGCGGCGCTGGTCCGGGCGTTCGCCGAGGAGACGGGGCACACCCTGCTCGTGAAAGGCGCCCGCGACGTCATCACCGACGGCGACGCCGTGCGACTGAATCGCACGGGGAATCCGGGGATGACGGTGGGCGGCACGGGCGACGTGCTCGCCGGCGCGGTCGGCGCGCTCGCGGCGGTTACCAACCCGTTCCGCGCGGCTGCGGTCGGCGCGTACGTCAACGGGCGCGCGGGCGACTCGGCGGCCGCCGACCTTGGGGACGGGCTCGTGGCGACGGACTTACCCGACCGGCTGCCGGAGGCGATGCGTGATGCGTGA
- a CDS encoding DUF2237 family protein, protein MTERNVLGEELATCSDDPRTGFERDGCCGTHPGDRGRHELCAVMTDEFLSFSAERGNDLVTPRPEFDFPGLAPGDRWCLCLGRWIEALEATRDRQLPETTVPPVVLDATNEAVLDAVDRETLEAHAYDA, encoded by the coding sequence ATGACCGAACGGAACGTTCTCGGCGAGGAGTTGGCCACCTGTAGCGACGACCCGCGGACCGGCTTCGAGCGCGACGGCTGCTGTGGCACCCATCCCGGCGATCGCGGGCGACACGAGCTGTGTGCGGTGATGACCGACGAGTTCCTGTCTTTCAGCGCCGAGCGGGGGAACGACCTGGTGACGCCGCGACCGGAGTTCGACTTCCCCGGACTCGCGCCCGGCGACCGCTGGTGTCTCTGTCTCGGGCGGTGGATCGAGGCGCTCGAAGCGACCCGCGACCGGCAGCTCCCCGAGACGACCGTGCCCCCCGTCGTCCTCGACGCGACGAACGAGGCGGTGTTGGACGCGGTCGACCGCGAGACGCTGGAAGCGCACGCGTACGACGCTTAA
- the fdhF gene encoding formate dehydrogenase subunit alpha — MSTDGDEGVNTICPYCGVGCGIKVKQGAEPGDVNFMPWGEAPVNEGRVCIKGGAATQVVDHEDRLTEPLIKEDGAFREATWEEAYSRIVSEMERIRAEHGPDAMGFFGSSKTMNEENYLLQKIARRYGTNNVDNCTRMCHASTVWALRTSLGAGAMTNSMADLEASADVFWIQGANPGEQHPIANSQYFRQAVLEGATVIQVDPHANKTTRSFEIDETDRHMHLQVNPGADIPLLNVVLKTILDRHEADPDAGWIDEEFVEARTEGFDHLKQTLADFDKEAAAEEAGVPLEDIELAAEKYAMANNAAIFTGMGMSQHACGVDNVQNEINLALITGNLGKPGTGVNPLRGQNNVQGTSDVGAMPNVLPGYQLVDDDAARESVEAVWGFDVPDEPGLTNVEISHEAGSSIKGLYVMGENPVMSEPDGNAVEARLGSLDFMVAQDIFMTETAELADVVLPATTWAERGGTVTNTDRRVQRMRGVRKVHENTRHDLDILMDIGSRLFGDDAFRFADVEAVFEELREVCPIYHGMSYDALGESGIQWPCYEPGDEGDQYLYADSFDTENGLGKIEGVRHQPPAEVPDEEYPLILTTARIEEHYNTGTMSRRSPTLSRQRPENFVDVHPNDAERYGIEDGETVTLRSRRGEIEVQAQVTEDIKEGVVWTTPHFAAASANRLTNDVLDDRAKIPEYKAAAADIAVTVSDGGDQDDPEPADD; from the coding sequence ATGTCGACTGACGGCGACGAGGGGGTCAACACCATCTGCCCGTACTGCGGCGTCGGATGCGGCATCAAGGTGAAACAGGGCGCGGAGCCCGGCGACGTGAACTTCATGCCGTGGGGCGAGGCGCCGGTCAACGAGGGGCGCGTCTGTATCAAAGGCGGCGCCGCGACGCAGGTCGTCGACCACGAGGACCGGCTCACGGAGCCATTAATAAAGGAAGACGGTGCGTTCCGCGAGGCGACGTGGGAGGAAGCCTATTCGCGGATCGTCTCGGAGATGGAGCGCATCCGAGCGGAGCACGGCCCCGACGCGATGGGCTTTTTCGGCTCCTCGAAGACGATGAACGAGGAGAACTACCTCCTCCAGAAGATCGCGCGTCGGTACGGCACGAACAACGTCGACAACTGCACGCGGATGTGCCACGCGTCGACGGTGTGGGCGCTCCGGACGAGCCTCGGCGCGGGCGCGATGACGAACAGCATGGCCGACCTGGAGGCGTCGGCGGACGTGTTCTGGATCCAGGGCGCGAACCCCGGCGAGCAACACCCGATCGCCAACAGTCAGTACTTCCGGCAGGCCGTCCTGGAGGGCGCGACCGTCATTCAGGTCGACCCGCACGCAAACAAGACCACCCGGTCGTTCGAAATCGACGAGACCGACCGGCACATGCACCTGCAGGTGAACCCCGGCGCCGACATCCCGCTGCTCAACGTCGTGTTGAAGACGATCCTCGACCGCCACGAGGCGGACCCCGACGCGGGGTGGATCGACGAGGAGTTCGTCGAAGCGCGCACGGAGGGGTTCGACCACTTAAAACAGACGCTCGCCGACTTCGACAAGGAAGCCGCCGCCGAGGAAGCGGGTGTCCCCCTCGAAGACATCGAACTCGCCGCCGAGAAGTACGCGATGGCGAACAACGCCGCCATCTTCACCGGGATGGGGATGAGCCAGCACGCCTGTGGGGTCGACAACGTCCAAAACGAGATCAACCTCGCGCTGATCACCGGGAACCTCGGGAAGCCGGGGACCGGCGTCAACCCGCTGCGCGGGCAGAACAACGTCCAGGGGACGAGCGACGTCGGCGCGATGCCGAACGTCCTCCCCGGCTACCAACTCGTCGACGACGACGCGGCCCGCGAAAGCGTCGAGGCGGTCTGGGGGTTCGACGTGCCCGACGAACCCGGCCTCACGAACGTGGAGATCTCCCACGAGGCGGGATCATCGATCAAGGGGCTGTACGTGATGGGCGAAAACCCCGTGATGAGCGAGCCCGACGGCAACGCCGTCGAAGCGCGGTTGGGGTCGCTGGATTTCATGGTCGCCCAAGACATCTTCATGACCGAGACTGCAGAACTCGCCGACGTGGTCCTCCCCGCGACGACGTGGGCCGAGCGCGGCGGCACCGTCACCAACACCGACCGCCGCGTCCAGCGCATGCGCGGGGTGAGGAAGGTCCACGAGAACACGAGACACGACCTCGACATCCTGATGGATATCGGGAGCCGCCTGTTCGGCGACGACGCGTTCCGATTCGCCGACGTGGAGGCCGTCTTCGAGGAGTTGCGCGAGGTGTGTCCGATCTACCACGGGATGAGTTACGACGCGCTCGGCGAGTCCGGGATCCAGTGGCCCTGCTACGAGCCGGGCGACGAGGGCGACCAGTACCTCTACGCGGACTCGTTCGACACCGAGAACGGCCTCGGGAAGATCGAGGGCGTCCGCCACCAGCCGCCGGCGGAGGTCCCCGACGAGGAGTATCCCCTCATCCTCACCACCGCGCGAATCGAGGAGCACTACAACACGGGGACGATGAGCCGGCGGTCGCCGACGCTCTCGCGGCAGCGCCCGGAGAACTTCGTCGACGTCCACCCGAACGACGCCGAGCGGTACGGCATCGAGGACGGAGAGACGGTCACGCTCCGCTCTCGGCGCGGCGAGATCGAGGTGCAAGCGCAGGTGACCGAGGACATCAAGGAGGGCGTCGTCTGGACGACGCCGCACTTCGCCGCCGCCTCCGCGAACCGGCTCACGAACGACGTGTTGGACGACCGCGCGAAGATTCCCGAGTACAAGGCCGCGGCCGCCGACATCGCGGTCACCGTCTCAGACGGGGGCGACCAAGACGATCCGGAGCCGGCCGACGACTGA
- a CDS encoding lysylphosphatidylglycerol synthase transmembrane domain-containing protein, with translation MDWGQRRGLLVGGAAALAVLAVLFVVVGTDRVVESLLSADPALVAATFGLALCWLVTWSLMLRTVLGSLDISLGVTTAFLVYAGAVFANNVTPFGQAGGEPVAAALISRVSGSRYESSLVGIASVDVLNVVPSLSLVLLGVGYYATTAAVGERLEVAVTVAVALIAAIVTVIGLVWRFRRTVVERLPAAVGRLVGRFDRFDAERVTEGIGRRLRNFFEDIERVGTSPGRLAAAVGLSLTGWLFQSAALVVAFAAVGASIPPAVALFAVPLAYVAGATPLPGGLGGIEAAFVALLVPTTGVPASAVTAAVLVFRGGVYWMPVAVGGVSASVLGVRTVR, from the coding sequence ATGGACTGGGGTCAGCGGCGGGGGCTGCTCGTCGGCGGGGCCGCGGCGCTCGCGGTCCTCGCCGTCCTCTTCGTCGTCGTCGGGACGGACCGCGTGGTCGAGAGCCTGCTCTCGGCGGACCCCGCGCTCGTCGCGGCGACGTTCGGCCTCGCGCTCTGCTGGCTCGTCACGTGGAGCCTGATGCTCAGGACCGTGCTCGGCTCGCTCGACATCTCGCTCGGAGTCACCACCGCCTTCCTCGTGTACGCCGGCGCCGTCTTCGCCAACAACGTCACGCCCTTCGGTCAGGCGGGCGGCGAGCCGGTGGCCGCGGCGCTCATCTCCCGCGTCTCCGGCTCCCGCTACGAGTCGAGCCTCGTCGGCATCGCCAGCGTCGACGTGTTGAACGTCGTCCCCTCCCTCTCTCTGGTGCTGCTCGGCGTCGGCTACTACGCGACGACGGCCGCCGTCGGCGAGCGCCTCGAAGTCGCCGTCACGGTTGCGGTGGCGCTCATCGCGGCCATCGTCACCGTTATCGGCCTCGTGTGGCGGTTCCGGCGCACCGTCGTCGAGCGCCTCCCGGCGGCGGTCGGTCGGCTGGTCGGGCGGTTCGACCGGTTCGACGCCGAGCGCGTCACGGAGGGGATCGGCCGTCGACTCCGGAACTTCTTCGAGGACATCGAGCGCGTCGGGACGAGCCCCGGTCGACTCGCCGCGGCGGTCGGGCTCTCGCTCACCGGCTGGCTGTTCCAGTCGGCCGCGCTCGTGGTCGCGTTCGCCGCCGTGGGCGCGTCCATCCCGCCGGCGGTCGCGCTGTTCGCCGTCCCGCTCGCGTACGTGGCGGGCGCGACCCCCCTTCCCGGCGGCCTCGGGGGTATCGAGGCGGCGTTCGTCGCGCTCTTAGTCCCGACGACGGGCGTTCCGGCCTCCGCGGTCACGGCCGCCGTCCTCGTCTTCCGCGGCGGCGTCTACTGGATGCCGGTCGCCGTCGGCGGCGTGTCGGCGTCGGTCCTCGGGGTTCGGACGGTTCGGTAG
- the moaC gene encoding cyclic pyranopterin monophosphate synthase MoaC codes for MRDEQPAGGDDSSGDPTDDLTHTDASGEVRMVDVGDKPDTSRRAVARGEIRLTESTIAAVEADEIGKGDVLATARVGAVQAVKHTWETIPMCHQIPITNVDTDFAVERDRIELTVAVETTGKTGCEMEALEGVTTGLNVVWDMVKAAEKDADGGYPDTQIANVEVVAKEKRALDG; via the coding sequence ATGCGTGACGAGCAGCCGGCCGGCGGGGACGACTCATCCGGCGACCCCACCGACGACCTGACCCACACCGACGCCTCCGGCGAGGTCCGGATGGTCGACGTGGGCGACAAGCCCGACACGAGCCGCCGCGCCGTCGCGCGCGGCGAGATCCGACTGACGGAATCGACGATCGCGGCGGTCGAGGCCGACGAGATAGGGAAAGGCGACGTGCTCGCGACCGCCCGCGTCGGGGCGGTCCAGGCCGTCAAACACACCTGGGAGACGATCCCGATGTGCCATCAGATCCCGATCACGAACGTCGACACCGACTTCGCGGTCGAGCGCGACCGCATCGAGCTCACCGTCGCGGTCGAGACGACCGGCAAGACCGGCTGCGAGATGGAGGCGTTAGAGGGCGTGACGACCGGCCTCAACGTCGTCTGGGACATGGTGAAAGCCGCGGAGAAGGACGCGGACGGCGGCTATCCGGATACACAGATTGCGAACGTCGAGGTCGTCGCGAAAGAGAAGCGCGCGCTCGACGGGTAG
- a CDS encoding DUF2070 family protein — protein sequence MGADNVDVFQRLVFSVPPLSKQLPAMVALGVLYSVVTFVAFSEFTPLALDPPTLLPIAVLLFILPFLFAGELFHRALPRYPRTWSFFLALTNQFVTFVYALVLSGANDVGNAWSIVWLLFITLYLINIFVLVLSTGIDHYKRLLVVALAEPAALIVAFYAFAGGNLGFSTYRHVFAFASLLIAAAFLVLVLAIVDYLIRSNTDVSAFKLTSGILQNDRASLDLGVEARPAVETLAVDNGERLTLAAPWIHPGPLGGFGGGQLSANVIDALNDGSDDETGFFLHVPCTHKEDLSNPADAERVLDAVTAPEMTARASRLVTESYGKREGYADVRFHGRKIGDREVIVLHGEGIDDYDTGVFMGDVDHDEVLLIDQHKHDIQNGPDVEIQYGSAEADRLKRAFDDFRARLAEAPLDDYAAGFALAESDQHALAFVESVGGEEVLWIGVDTNGLTPDVRETADRYRDAFDEVIPFSTDTHASIHELANMRESDTDAIERAVERAADDVAPASVGLASRRTEPVKLLKNDYNGLVFSVNILIRLTVIALAGLYVLLVLWLFF from the coding sequence ATGGGCGCAGACAACGTCGACGTCTTCCAGCGACTGGTGTTCAGTGTCCCGCCGCTCTCGAAGCAGCTGCCGGCGATGGTCGCGCTCGGGGTCCTCTACAGCGTCGTCACGTTCGTCGCCTTCTCCGAGTTCACGCCGCTGGCGCTCGACCCCCCGACGCTGCTCCCGATCGCGGTCCTGCTCTTTATCCTCCCGTTCCTGTTCGCCGGCGAGCTGTTCCACCGCGCGCTCCCGCGGTATCCGCGGACCTGGAGCTTCTTTCTGGCGCTGACGAATCAGTTCGTCACCTTCGTGTACGCGCTGGTCCTGTCGGGGGCCAACGACGTGGGGAACGCCTGGAGTATCGTCTGGCTCCTCTTTATCACGCTGTACCTGATCAACATCTTCGTTCTCGTCCTCTCGACGGGGATCGACCACTACAAGCGACTGCTGGTCGTCGCGCTCGCGGAGCCGGCGGCGCTCATCGTGGCGTTTTACGCGTTCGCCGGCGGGAACCTGGGGTTCTCGACGTACCGCCACGTGTTCGCGTTCGCGTCGCTTTTGATCGCCGCGGCGTTCCTCGTCTTGGTCCTCGCCATCGTCGACTACCTCATCCGGAGCAACACCGACGTCTCCGCGTTCAAACTCACCTCCGGCATCCTCCAGAACGACCGCGCCTCGCTGGACCTGGGCGTCGAGGCCCGCCCGGCCGTCGAGACGCTCGCCGTCGACAACGGCGAGCGACTCACGCTCGCGGCGCCGTGGATCCACCCCGGTCCCCTCGGCGGGTTCGGCGGCGGCCAACTGAGCGCCAACGTGATCGACGCGCTGAACGACGGCTCGGACGACGAGACCGGGTTCTTCCTGCACGTCCCCTGTACCCACAAGGAGGACCTGTCGAACCCGGCGGACGCGGAGCGCGTTCTCGATGCGGTCACGGCGCCCGAGATGACCGCCCGCGCGTCGCGGCTCGTCACCGAGTCGTACGGCAAGCGCGAGGGGTACGCGGACGTACGGTTCCACGGGCGGAAGATCGGCGACCGGGAGGTGATCGTCTTACACGGCGAGGGGATAGACGACTACGACACGGGCGTGTTCATGGGCGACGTCGACCACGACGAGGTGCTGTTGATAGACCAGCACAAACACGACATTCAGAACGGCCCAGACGTCGAGATCCAGTACGGCTCGGCCGAGGCCGACCGCCTGAAACGCGCGTTCGACGACTTCCGAGCGCGTCTCGCCGAGGCGCCATTAGATGATTACGCCGCGGGATTCGCCCTGGCGGAGTCGGACCAGCACGCGCTGGCGTTCGTCGAGTCGGTCGGCGGCGAAGAGGTGTTGTGGATCGGCGTCGACACGAACGGGCTCACCCCCGACGTGCGGGAGACCGCCGACCGCTACCGCGACGCGTTCGACGAGGTGATCCCCTTCTCGACCGACACCCACGCCTCGATCCACGAACTCGCGAACATGCGCGAGTCCGACACCGACGCCATCGAGCGCGCGGTCGAGCGAGCGGCCGACGACGTGGCGCCGGCGAGCGTCGGCCTCGCGAGCCGCCGCACGGAGCCGGTGAAACTGCTTAAAAACGACTACAACGGGCTCGTGTTCAGCGTCAACATCCTCATCCGGCTGACGGTCATCGCGCTGGCGGGGCTGTACGTGCTGCTCGTGTTGTGGCTGTTCTTCTGA
- a CDS encoding glycosyltransferase — protein sequence MNIGFFTDSYFPGVDGVTYTIHAWRDRLEQRGHDVYVVYPASSHEPDERELPVPSLPNPFYRQYRVPTYRRLSTLPDFDVVHCHGPASTGLMGRRYAKRRGVPSVYTHHTPVEDYFVQGLKVEALAGVVGRAYVAYENRFLDSFDCVTASTSRIRRDVTPRTLPVGIETELFRPVTDERFVHDEPTVGYSGRMTRKKHVDEILRLADRRPDLRFELVGDGPVRDDLEADASENVRFRDFLPREDLPAFYSGLDAFVTASTCDTLGLSTLEANACGTPVAAADVPPFDRTIGEDNGARFEHGDIAAMERAVVDCLDRDRPTRAAVEEFSVERTIDELEEIYGVS from the coding sequence ATGAACATCGGATTCTTCACCGACAGCTACTTTCCCGGCGTCGACGGCGTGACGTACACGATCCACGCGTGGCGGGACCGGCTCGAACAGCGCGGCCACGACGTGTACGTCGTCTACCCGGCGAGCAGCCACGAGCCCGACGAGCGGGAGCTTCCGGTGCCGTCGCTGCCGAACCCCTTCTACCGCCAGTATCGCGTGCCGACCTACCGACGGCTCTCGACGCTGCCGGACTTCGACGTCGTCCACTGTCACGGCCCGGCCTCGACCGGGCTGATGGGCCGGCGATACGCGAAACGACGCGGCGTTCCCTCCGTGTACACGCATCACACGCCCGTGGAGGACTACTTCGTCCAGGGGCTGAAAGTCGAGGCGCTGGCCGGCGTCGTCGGCCGGGCGTACGTGGCCTACGAGAACCGGTTTCTCGACTCGTTCGACTGCGTTACCGCGTCCACGTCGCGGATCCGGCGCGACGTGACGCCGCGAACGCTCCCCGTCGGCATCGAGACGGAGCTGTTCCGGCCGGTGACGGACGAGCGGTTCGTACACGACGAGCCGACGGTGGGGTATAGCGGCCGGATGACCCGAAAGAAACACGTCGACGAGATCCTCCGACTGGCCGACCGGCGGCCGGATCTCCGGTTCGAGTTGGTCGGCGACGGGCCGGTCCGCGACGATCTCGAGGCCGACGCCTCGGAGAACGTGCGATTCAGGGACTTCCTCCCGCGCGAGGACCTCCCGGCCTTTTACTCCGGGCTCGACGCCTTCGTCACCGCCTCCACCTGCGACACCCTCGGGCTCTCGACGCTCGAAGCGAACGCCTGTGGCACCCCGGTCGCGGCCGCCGACGTGCCCCCGTTCGACCGTACCATCGGCGAGGACAACGGCGCGCGGTTCGAACACGGCGACATCGCGGCGATGGAGCGGGCCGTCGTCGACTGTCTCGACCGCGACAGGCCGACTCGCGCGGCGGTCGAGGAGTTCTCCGTCGAACGGACGATAGACGAGCTAGAGGAGATATACGGGGTGAGCTAG